The following proteins come from a genomic window of Alosa sapidissima isolate fAloSap1 chromosome 20, fAloSap1.pri, whole genome shotgun sequence:
- the dlg3 gene encoding disks large homolog 3 isoform X12 yields the protein MFSVNISSSMLLVRDQHGWRTRRGLPSWTKHTTSREPRKVLLHKGSTGLGFNIVGGEDGEGIFVSFILAGGPADLSGELRRGDRILSVNGVNLRNATHEQAAAALKRAGQTVTIIAQYRPEEYSRFESKIHDLREQMMNSSMSSGSGSLRTSEKRSLYVRALFDYDRTRDSCLPSQGLSFSYGDILHVINASDDEWWQARLVTPHGESDQIGVIPSKKRVEKKERARLKTVKFHARTGMIESNRPVKVKRKKSFNLSRKFPFYKSKENIVQELVESEQCLTSNTSDSESSSKGQEDTILSYEPVIRQEIHYTRPVIILGPMKDRVNDDLISEFPHKFGSCVPHTTRSRRENEMDGQDYHFVGSREQMEKDIQDNKFIEAGQFNENLYGTSVLSVRTVAERGKHCILDVSGNAIKRLQQAQLHPISIFIKPKSIEALMEMNKRQTYEQANKVFDKAMKLEQEFGEFFTAIVQGDSLEEIYDKIKLIIEEQSGPYIWIPSSEKL from the exons GGAGCCGAGGAAGGTGCTGCTGCACAAGGGCTCCACGGGGCTGGGCTTCAACATCGTGGGCGGAGAGGACGGCGAGGGCATCTTCGTCTCCTTCATCCTGGCAGGCGGACCGGCAGACCTCAGTGGCGAACTGCGGAGGGGCGACCGCATCCTGTCC GTGAATGGGGTGAATCTGCGTAATGCCACCCACGAGCAGGCGGCAGCTGCACTGAAGAGAGCTGGGCAGACGGTCACCATTATTGCTCAGTACAGGCCAGAGG aGTACAGCCGCTTTGAGTCTAAGATCCACGACCTGAGGGAGCAGATGATGAACAGCAGCATGAGCTCTGGGTCAGGCTCCCTGCGCACCAGTGAAAAGAGATCCCTCTACGTCAG GGCTCTGTTTGACTACGACCGAACCAGGGACAGCTGCCTGCCCAGCCAGGGCCTGAGCTTCTCTTACGGGGACATCCTGCATGTCATCAACGCTTCTGACGACGAGTGGTGGCAGGCACGACTGGTGACACCCCATGGCGAGAGTGATCAGATCGGGGTCATTCCCAGCAAGAAGAG ggtggagaagaaggagCGGGCGCGGTTAAAAACGGTCAAGTTCCACGCCAGGACCGGCATGATCGAGTCCAACCGG CCGGTCAAAGTAAAGCGCAAAAAAAGCTTCAACCTTTCACGCAAGTTCCCGTTTTACAAGAGCAAGGAGAACATTGTCCAGGAACTTGTGGAGTCTGAAC AATGCTTGACTTCTAACACAAGTGACAGTGAAAGCAGTTCAA AAGGGCAAGAGGATACAATTTTGTCCTATGAGCCAGTGATTCGACAGGAGA TTCATTACACACGGCCTGTGATCATCCTGGGCCCCATGAAGGACCGAGTAAACGATGACCTGATCTCGGAGTTCCCCCATAAGTTTGGCTCATGTGTCCCAC ACACTACTCGCTCCAGGCGAGAGAACGAGATGGACGGGCAGGACTACCACTTCGTGGGCTCACGCGAGCAGATGGAGAAGGACATCCAGGACAACAAGTTCATCGAGGCGGGCCAGTTTAACGAGAACCTCTACGGGACCAGCGTCCTGTCTGTCCGAACTGTGGCTGAAAGG GGGAAGCACTGTATCCTGGATGTGTCTGGGAATGCCATTAAACGACTGCAACAAGCACAACTTCACCCCATTTCCATTTTCATTAAGCCAAAATCCATTGAAGCTCTTAT GGAAATGAATAAACGGCAGACATACGAACAAGCCAATAAAGTCTTCGACAAGGCAATGAAGCTTGAACAAGAATTTGGAGAATTCTTCACAG CCATAGTCCAGGGTGACTCACTAGAGGAGATCTACGATAAAATCAAGCTGATCATCGAGGAGCAGTCGGGGCCCTACATCTGGATCCCCTCTTCTGAAAAGCTCTGA
- the dlg3 gene encoding disks large homolog 3 isoform X13, translated as MMNSSMSSGSGSLRTSEKRSLYVRALFDYDRTRDSCLPSQGLSFSYGDILHVINASDDEWWQARLVTPHGESDQIGVIPSKKRVEKKERARLKTVKFHARTGMIESNRPVKVKRKKSFNLSRKFPFYKSKENIVQELVESEQCLTSNTSDSESSSKGQEDTILSYEPVIRQEIHYTRPVIILGPMKDRVNDDLISEFPHKFGSCVPHTTRSRRENEMDGQDYHFVGSREQMEKDIQDNKFIEAGQFNENLYGTSVLSVRTVAERGKHCILDVSGNAIKRLQQAQLHPISIFIKPKSIEALMEMNKRQTYEQANKVFDKAMKLEQEFGEFFTAIVQGDSLEEIYDKIKLIIEEQSGPYIWIPSSEKL; from the exons ATGATGAACAGCAGCATGAGCTCTGGGTCAGGCTCCCTGCGCACCAGTGAAAAGAGATCCCTCTACGTCAG GGCTCTGTTTGACTACGACCGAACCAGGGACAGCTGCCTGCCCAGCCAGGGCCTGAGCTTCTCTTACGGGGACATCCTGCATGTCATCAACGCTTCTGACGACGAGTGGTGGCAGGCACGACTGGTGACACCCCATGGCGAGAGTGATCAGATCGGGGTCATTCCCAGCAAGAAGAG ggtggagaagaaggagCGGGCGCGGTTAAAAACGGTCAAGTTCCACGCCAGGACCGGCATGATCGAGTCCAACCGG CCGGTCAAAGTAAAGCGCAAAAAAAGCTTCAACCTTTCACGCAAGTTCCCGTTTTACAAGAGCAAGGAGAACATTGTCCAGGAACTTGTGGAGTCTGAAC AATGCTTGACTTCTAACACAAGTGACAGTGAAAGCAGTTCAA AAGGGCAAGAGGATACAATTTTGTCCTATGAGCCAGTGATTCGACAGGAGA TTCATTACACACGGCCTGTGATCATCCTGGGCCCCATGAAGGACCGAGTAAACGATGACCTGATCTCGGAGTTCCCCCATAAGTTTGGCTCATGTGTCCCAC ACACTACTCGCTCCAGGCGAGAGAACGAGATGGACGGGCAGGACTACCACTTCGTGGGCTCACGCGAGCAGATGGAGAAGGACATCCAGGACAACAAGTTCATCGAGGCGGGCCAGTTTAACGAGAACCTCTACGGGACCAGCGTCCTGTCTGTCCGAACTGTGGCTGAAAGG GGGAAGCACTGTATCCTGGATGTGTCTGGGAATGCCATTAAACGACTGCAACAAGCACAACTTCACCCCATTTCCATTTTCATTAAGCCAAAATCCATTGAAGCTCTTAT GGAAATGAATAAACGGCAGACATACGAACAAGCCAATAAAGTCTTCGACAAGGCAATGAAGCTTGAACAAGAATTTGGAGAATTCTTCACAG CCATAGTCCAGGGTGACTCACTAGAGGAGATCTACGATAAAATCAAGCTGATCATCGAGGAGCAGTCGGGGCCCTACATCTGGATCCCCTCTTCTGAAAAGCTCTGA
- the tex11 gene encoding testis-expressed protein 11 isoform X2, with the protein MELSVSIVKELAEQLTVKQSHINVDDVIQKLFQEVSVDNSFGPLDPQMEDIAIQLWNWAVTKREGPEITEHQRAKVRHVACKLVHSCGQENPSENSIRKQILMASKTGRTWLDCKNPKLADVFLGLAVKSLETLYSRLISRGDGASDINMPKADVEKDLLRVLSYQAESAVAQERHQEAVACMQRCREMLQRLPKETGYLSLMCYNFGVDSYNQKKYEESSFWLSQSYDIGKMNTKYSPGSEVQAKVLRLLATVYVEWDCQQFKEKALSAISLANKDCSSPSGLYLKIRILLRSGAPDEQLRGGLTELMESEVTLEVCLSAVRLLIGEDREQLAFDFLKKVCERFMSSPELGSALVLHIELLLQRGKELLAKQKIEDVITGHYTGQPLTPQTLTTLHLLLWDRAFKHFEAKNYMEALQWYDYSLSFYKRGQLDPNLAKLQRNRTSCFLNLQQLEKAKEAATEATRCDPNSIFSHFSIYKIAILENNVDKATQAVQEIGLLAQAPVSSEERVLLKESAAATLLSLAAQMALESEQQETAIKALESLCEHSQDVTQVLTALRCLVRLLLSTMENTTEERRNCSLDMLLSYLKMAQQRVSTLSTGTQRTDEAHWFRRIAWNCALQCESAPIRMKDFFAMSYQLSLLCPVDKGMLMAQKTCLLMAAAAALELCRTTPHSPQQPELLAEVLEHIQICWNAWNVLKPSGDFSKDPTEALLLLYEFEARAKLNDPKLDTVLESVLELENVDSKILETIAALAMEPPAHFPVLCKKALRIALSLHRKQPQADLARCSQCIHSLIELSLPRGVCEVEARVLEEVWGYYEEAQAIINSAPEDSTELEVLWLLTRAWNTGILLYSLAQYPEAEKWCGLGMSFLRHLGSLQESYQKQMSGLYSELLERLDKAKRNLIMEE; encoded by the exons aTGGAGCTCTCAGTGTCAATTGTTAAAG AACTTGCAGAACAACTAACTGTTAAACAAAGCCACATTAATGTGGATGACGTGATCCAAAAGCTTTTCCAGGAGGTGTCCGTAGACAATTCATTTGGACCACTGGACCCTCAG ATGGAGGACATAGCCATACAACTGTGGAACTGGGCAGTGACAAAGCGAGAGGGCCCAGAAATAACTGAACATCAGAGGGCAAAAG TGCGTCATGTGGCGTGTAAGTTGGTGCATTCATGTGGACAGGAGAATCCGTCAGAAAACTCCATCCGCAAGCAAATCCTG ATGGCAAGCAAAACTGGCAGGACATGGCTTGACTGTAAAAATCCCAAGTTGGCAGATGTGTTCCTCGGCCTGGCTGTAAAG AGCCTGGAGACACTTTACAGCAGATTAATATCCCGTGGAGATGGAGCCTCAGATATCAACATGCCCAAAGCGGATGTGGAGAAGGACCTGCTGCGGGTGCTGTCTTATCAAGCTGAATCG GCTGTCGCTCAGGAAAGACATCAGGAGGCTGTTGCGTGTATGCAGCGCTGTAGAGAGATGCTGCAACGTCTGCCCAAAGAG ACTGGCTATCTGTCTCTGATGTGTTACAACTTTGGAGTTGACTCCTACAATCAAAAGAAATATGAGGAAAGCTCATTTTGGTTGAG TCAGAGTTATGACATCGGTAAAATGAATACGAAGTATTCGCCAGGATCTGAAGTGCAA GCCAAAGTACTGAGGCTCCTTGCAACAGTGTACGTTGAGTGGGATTGTCAGCAGTTTAAGGAAAAAGCTCTAAGTGCCATCAGCTTAGCCAATAAG GACTGCAGCTCTCCCTCTGGACTGTACCTGAAGATCCGCATCCTGCTGAGGAGCGGCGCTCCCGATGAGCAGCTCAGAGGCG GACTCACAGAGCTCATGGAGTCTGAGGTTACTCTTGAAGTGTGTTTAAGTGCCGTGAGACTGCTGATAGGGGAGGACAG AGAGCAGCTTGCCTTTGACTTTCTGAAGAAGGTGTGTGAGCGCTTCATGTCGTCCCCTGAGCTGGGCTCGGCCCTGGTGCTCCACATCGAGCTGCTGCTGCAGAGAGGCAAGGAGCTGCTGGCCAAGCAGAAGATTGAGGACGTCATCACAG GTCACTACACAGGGCAGCCGCTCACACCACAGACTCTCACCACCCTCCACCTGCTGCTGTGGGATCGAGCCTTCAAACACTTTGAG GCCAAAAACTACATGGAGGCCTTACAGTGGTATGACTACTCTCTGAGTTTCTACAAGCGGGGGCAGCTCGATCCCAATCTGGCCAAACTGCAAAGGAACCGAACTTCCTGCTTTCTCAATCTCCAACAGCTGGAGAAG GCGAAAGAGGCAGCAACAGAGGCTACCAGATGTGACCCAAACAGCATCTTCAGTCACTTTAGCATTTACAAGATCGCCATTCTGGAGAACAATGTGGACAAAG ccaccCAGGCGGTGCAGGAGATTGGGCTGCTGGCCCAGGCCCCTGTGAGCAGTGAGGAGCGGGTGCTGCTGAAGGAGAGCGCTGCTGCCACGCTGCTCAGCCTGGCGGCTCAGATGGCCCTGGAG AGCGAGCAGCAGGAAACGGCCATAAAGGCCCTGGAGAGTCTGTGTGAACACTCACAGGATGTAACGCAAGTGCTCACTGCCCTGAG GTGTTTAGTCAGACTTTTGCTGTCAACAATGGAGAACACCACTGAGGAGAGAAG GAATTGCAGCTTGGATATGCTGCTGTCCTACCTGAAAATGG cCCAGCAGAGAGTGTCCACGCTGAGCACGGGGACGCAGCGCACAGACGAGGCCCACTGGTTCAGGAGGATCG CCTGGAACTGTGCACTGCAGTGTGAGAGTGCTCCAATCAGGATGAAGGATTTCTTTGCGATGTCTTATCAG TTGTCTCTGCTCTGTCCTGTAGACAAAGGAATGCTGATGGCCCAGAAGACCTGCCTGCTTatggcggctgctgctgctctagAGCTGTGCAGAACCACTCCCCACTCCCCACAGCAG CCTGAGCTGCTGGCTGAGGTTCTAGAGCACATTCAGATCTGCTGGAACGCGTGGAATGTGCTCAAACCATCAG GAGATTTCTCTAAGGACCCAACAGAGGCGCTGCTACTCCTGTATGAGTTTGAAGCTCGTGCAAAGTTAAACGACCCCAAGCTCGACACAGTGCTGGAATCTGTGCTGGAGCTTGAGAATGTTGACTCAAAAATCCTTGAGACCATTGCTG CTCTGGCCATGGAGCCGCCGGCACACTTCCCCGTCCTGTGCAAGAAGGCCCTGCGCatcgccctctctctccacaggaAGCAGCCACAGGCTGACTTGGCCCGCTGCAG TCAGTGTATCCACAGCCTGATCGAGCTGTCGCTGCCGCGTGGGGTGTGTGAGGTGGAGGCCCGTGTGCTGGAGGAGGTCTGGGGCTACTACGAGGAAGCCCAGGCCATCATCAACAGCGCT CCGGAGGACTCCACCGAGCTGGAGGTGCTGTGGCTGCTGACGCGGGCCTGGAACACGGGCATCCTGCTGTACAGCCTGGCCCAGTACCCCGAGGCCGAGAAGTGGTGCGGTCTGGGGATGAGTTTCCTGCGCCACCTGGGCTCCCTGCAGGAGAGCTATCAGAAGCAG ATGTCTGGCCTGTACAGTGAGCTGCTGGAGCGGCTGGATAAAGCCAAGAGAAACCTCATCATGGAGGAGTGA
- the tex11 gene encoding testis-expressed protein 11 isoform X1 produces MELSVSIVKELAEQLTVKQSHINVDDVIQKLFQEVSVDNSFGPLDPQMEDIAIQLWNWAVTKREGPEITEHQRAKVRHVACKLVHSCGQENPSENSIRKQILMASKTGRTWLDCKNPKLADVFLGLAVKSLETLYSRLISRGDGASDINMPKADVEKDLLRVLSYQAESAVAQERHQEAVACMQRCREMLQRLPKETGYLSLMCYNFGVDSYNQKKYEESSFWLSQSYDIGKMNTKYSPGSEVQAKVLRLLATVYVEWDCQQFKEKALSAISLANKDCSSPSGLYLKIRILLRSGAPDEQLRGGLTELMESEVTLEVCLSAVRLLIGEDREQLAFDFLKKVCERFMSSPELGSALVLHIELLLQRGKELLAKQKIEDVITGHYTGQPLTPQTLTTLHLLLWDRAFKHFEAKNYMEALQWYDYSLSFYKRGQLDPNLAKLQRNRTSCFLNLQQLEKAKEAATEATRCDPNSIFSHFSIYKIAILENNVDKATQAVQEIGLLAQAPVSSEERVLLKESAAATLLSLAAQMALESEQQETAIKALESLCEHSQDVTQVLTALRCLVRLLLSTMENTTEERRNCSLDMLLSYLKMAQQRVSTLSTGTQRTDEAHWFRRIAWNCALQCESAPIRMKDFFAMSYQLSLLCPVDKGMLMAQKTCLLMAAAAALELCRTTPHSPQQPELLAEVLEHIQICWNAWNVLKPSGDFSKDPTEALLLLYEFEARAKLNDPKLDTVLESVLELENVDSKILETIAARVWISLVRMAALAMEPPAHFPVLCKKALRIALSLHRKQPQADLARCSQCIHSLIELSLPRGVCEVEARVLEEVWGYYEEAQAIINSAPEDSTELEVLWLLTRAWNTGILLYSLAQYPEAEKWCGLGMSFLRHLGSLQESYQKQMSGLYSELLERLDKAKRNLIMEE; encoded by the exons aTGGAGCTCTCAGTGTCAATTGTTAAAG AACTTGCAGAACAACTAACTGTTAAACAAAGCCACATTAATGTGGATGACGTGATCCAAAAGCTTTTCCAGGAGGTGTCCGTAGACAATTCATTTGGACCACTGGACCCTCAG ATGGAGGACATAGCCATACAACTGTGGAACTGGGCAGTGACAAAGCGAGAGGGCCCAGAAATAACTGAACATCAGAGGGCAAAAG TGCGTCATGTGGCGTGTAAGTTGGTGCATTCATGTGGACAGGAGAATCCGTCAGAAAACTCCATCCGCAAGCAAATCCTG ATGGCAAGCAAAACTGGCAGGACATGGCTTGACTGTAAAAATCCCAAGTTGGCAGATGTGTTCCTCGGCCTGGCTGTAAAG AGCCTGGAGACACTTTACAGCAGATTAATATCCCGTGGAGATGGAGCCTCAGATATCAACATGCCCAAAGCGGATGTGGAGAAGGACCTGCTGCGGGTGCTGTCTTATCAAGCTGAATCG GCTGTCGCTCAGGAAAGACATCAGGAGGCTGTTGCGTGTATGCAGCGCTGTAGAGAGATGCTGCAACGTCTGCCCAAAGAG ACTGGCTATCTGTCTCTGATGTGTTACAACTTTGGAGTTGACTCCTACAATCAAAAGAAATATGAGGAAAGCTCATTTTGGTTGAG TCAGAGTTATGACATCGGTAAAATGAATACGAAGTATTCGCCAGGATCTGAAGTGCAA GCCAAAGTACTGAGGCTCCTTGCAACAGTGTACGTTGAGTGGGATTGTCAGCAGTTTAAGGAAAAAGCTCTAAGTGCCATCAGCTTAGCCAATAAG GACTGCAGCTCTCCCTCTGGACTGTACCTGAAGATCCGCATCCTGCTGAGGAGCGGCGCTCCCGATGAGCAGCTCAGAGGCG GACTCACAGAGCTCATGGAGTCTGAGGTTACTCTTGAAGTGTGTTTAAGTGCCGTGAGACTGCTGATAGGGGAGGACAG AGAGCAGCTTGCCTTTGACTTTCTGAAGAAGGTGTGTGAGCGCTTCATGTCGTCCCCTGAGCTGGGCTCGGCCCTGGTGCTCCACATCGAGCTGCTGCTGCAGAGAGGCAAGGAGCTGCTGGCCAAGCAGAAGATTGAGGACGTCATCACAG GTCACTACACAGGGCAGCCGCTCACACCACAGACTCTCACCACCCTCCACCTGCTGCTGTGGGATCGAGCCTTCAAACACTTTGAG GCCAAAAACTACATGGAGGCCTTACAGTGGTATGACTACTCTCTGAGTTTCTACAAGCGGGGGCAGCTCGATCCCAATCTGGCCAAACTGCAAAGGAACCGAACTTCCTGCTTTCTCAATCTCCAACAGCTGGAGAAG GCGAAAGAGGCAGCAACAGAGGCTACCAGATGTGACCCAAACAGCATCTTCAGTCACTTTAGCATTTACAAGATCGCCATTCTGGAGAACAATGTGGACAAAG ccaccCAGGCGGTGCAGGAGATTGGGCTGCTGGCCCAGGCCCCTGTGAGCAGTGAGGAGCGGGTGCTGCTGAAGGAGAGCGCTGCTGCCACGCTGCTCAGCCTGGCGGCTCAGATGGCCCTGGAG AGCGAGCAGCAGGAAACGGCCATAAAGGCCCTGGAGAGTCTGTGTGAACACTCACAGGATGTAACGCAAGTGCTCACTGCCCTGAG GTGTTTAGTCAGACTTTTGCTGTCAACAATGGAGAACACCACTGAGGAGAGAAG GAATTGCAGCTTGGATATGCTGCTGTCCTACCTGAAAATGG cCCAGCAGAGAGTGTCCACGCTGAGCACGGGGACGCAGCGCACAGACGAGGCCCACTGGTTCAGGAGGATCG CCTGGAACTGTGCACTGCAGTGTGAGAGTGCTCCAATCAGGATGAAGGATTTCTTTGCGATGTCTTATCAG TTGTCTCTGCTCTGTCCTGTAGACAAAGGAATGCTGATGGCCCAGAAGACCTGCCTGCTTatggcggctgctgctgctctagAGCTGTGCAGAACCACTCCCCACTCCCCACAGCAG CCTGAGCTGCTGGCTGAGGTTCTAGAGCACATTCAGATCTGCTGGAACGCGTGGAATGTGCTCAAACCATCAG GAGATTTCTCTAAGGACCCAACAGAGGCGCTGCTACTCCTGTATGAGTTTGAAGCTCGTGCAAAGTTAAACGACCCCAAGCTCGACACAGTGCTGGAATCTGTGCTGGAGCTTGAGAATGTTGACTCAAAAATCCTTGAGACCATTGCTG CCCGTGTTTGGATAAGCCTAGTGCGTATGGCCG CTCTGGCCATGGAGCCGCCGGCACACTTCCCCGTCCTGTGCAAGAAGGCCCTGCGCatcgccctctctctccacaggaAGCAGCCACAGGCTGACTTGGCCCGCTGCAG TCAGTGTATCCACAGCCTGATCGAGCTGTCGCTGCCGCGTGGGGTGTGTGAGGTGGAGGCCCGTGTGCTGGAGGAGGTCTGGGGCTACTACGAGGAAGCCCAGGCCATCATCAACAGCGCT CCGGAGGACTCCACCGAGCTGGAGGTGCTGTGGCTGCTGACGCGGGCCTGGAACACGGGCATCCTGCTGTACAGCCTGGCCCAGTACCCCGAGGCCGAGAAGTGGTGCGGTCTGGGGATGAGTTTCCTGCGCCACCTGGGCTCCCTGCAGGAGAGCTATCAGAAGCAG ATGTCTGGCCTGTACAGTGAGCTGCTGGAGCGGCTGGATAAAGCCAAGAGAAACCTCATCATGGAGGAGTGA